Proteins encoded by one window of Pseudomonas sp. LS44:
- a CDS encoding polyamine ABC transporter substrate-binding protein: MRIPFHRTLIGAVASLCLSAGVQAESTVHVYNWSDYIGETTLADFEKATGIKPVYDVFDSNETLEGKLLAGRSGYDVVVPSNHFLGKQIKAGAFQKLDKSQLPNWQNLDPKLLKQLEVNDPGNQYAVPYLWGTNGIGYNVEKVKAALGVDSIDSWAVIFEPENIKKLSSCGVAFLDSADEMIPAMLKYLGLDPNSQNPEDYKTAEAKLLAVRPYVTYFHSSKYIGDLANGDICVAAGFSGDILQAAERAEEAGKGIEIAYSIPKEGANLWFDMMAIPADAANGKQAHAFINYLLQPEVIAKVSDYVGYANPNLKAGEFMDTEVRDDQSVYPPQAVLDKLFVSAELPPKVQRLMTRSWTKVKSGE; encoded by the coding sequence GTGCGAATTCCCTTCCATAGAACCCTGATCGGGGCAGTGGCAAGCCTCTGTCTGAGCGCTGGCGTCCAGGCAGAATCGACCGTGCATGTCTACAACTGGTCGGATTACATCGGCGAAACCACCCTGGCCGATTTCGAGAAGGCCACCGGCATCAAGCCGGTTTACGACGTCTTCGATTCCAACGAAACCCTCGAAGGCAAACTGCTCGCCGGGCGTTCCGGCTACGACGTGGTGGTGCCGTCCAACCACTTCCTCGGCAAACAGATCAAGGCCGGCGCATTCCAGAAGCTCGACAAGAGCCAGCTGCCCAACTGGCAGAATCTCGACCCCAAGCTGCTCAAGCAGCTCGAGGTCAACGACCCCGGTAATCAGTACGCGGTGCCTTACCTATGGGGCACCAACGGCATCGGCTACAACGTCGAGAAGGTCAAGGCGGCGCTGGGCGTCGACAGCATCGACTCGTGGGCGGTGATCTTCGAACCGGAGAACATCAAGAAGCTCTCCAGCTGCGGTGTGGCCTTCCTCGACTCGGCCGATGAGATGATCCCGGCGATGCTCAAATACCTGGGCCTGGACCCCAACAGCCAAAACCCGGAAGACTACAAAACCGCCGAAGCCAAGTTGCTCGCCGTGCGCCCGTATGTCACCTACTTCCATTCCTCCAAGTACATTGGCGATCTGGCCAACGGCGACATCTGCGTGGCGGCCGGTTTCTCCGGCGACATCCTGCAAGCCGCCGAGCGCGCCGAAGAGGCCGGCAAGGGCATCGAGATCGCCTACAGCATCCCCAAGGAAGGCGCCAACCTGTGGTTCGACATGATGGCCATCCCGGCCGACGCGGCGAACGGTAAACAGGCGCATGCGTTCATCAATTACCTGCTGCAGCCGGAAGTGATCGCCAAGGTCAGCGACTACGTCGGCTATGCCAACCCCAACCTCAAGGCGGGCGAATTCATGGATACCGAGGTGCGCGATGATCAATCGGTGTACCCACCGCAAGCGGTTTTGGACAAACTATTCGTTTCCGCCGAGCTGCCGCCCAAGGTGCAGCGTTTGATGACCCGGTCGTGGACCAAGGTTAAATCCGGCGAATAA
- a CDS encoding polyamine ABC transporter substrate-binding protein, producing the protein MKKFGKSLLALSLMGLMAGAAQADEKVLHVYNWSDYIAADTVAKFEKESGIKVVYDVFDSNETLEAKLLAGKSGYDIVVPSNNFLAKQIKAKVYQPLDKSKLPNWKNLDTNLLKTVEVSDPGNQYAFPYMWGSIGIGYNPDKVKAALGENAPVNSWDLVFKPENIEKLKSCGVSFLDSPTEILPAALHYLGYSPISQDPKELKAAEELFLKIRPYVTYFHSSKYISDLANGNLCVAIGYSGDIYQAKSRAEEAKGGVTVGYNIPKEGAGTFFDMVAIPADAENVDAAYAFINFLLKPEIMAEISNEVQFPNGNAAATPLVNEAIRKDPGIYPTPETMKQLYAFPDLPAKAQRAMTRSWTKIKSGK; encoded by the coding sequence ATGAAAAAATTCGGCAAGTCTCTTCTCGCGCTGTCCCTGATGGGGCTGATGGCGGGCGCGGCTCAGGCGGACGAGAAAGTGCTGCACGTGTACAACTGGTCCGACTACATCGCGGCGGATACCGTAGCCAAGTTCGAGAAAGAGTCGGGCATCAAGGTCGTCTACGACGTCTTCGACAGCAACGAAACTCTGGAAGCCAAACTGCTGGCCGGCAAGTCGGGCTACGACATCGTCGTGCCGTCGAACAACTTCCTGGCCAAGCAGATCAAGGCCAAGGTTTATCAGCCGCTGGACAAGTCCAAGCTGCCGAACTGGAAAAACCTCGACACCAACCTGCTGAAAACCGTGGAAGTCAGCGACCCGGGCAACCAGTATGCGTTCCCCTACATGTGGGGTTCGATCGGCATCGGTTACAACCCGGACAAGGTCAAGGCCGCGCTGGGTGAGAACGCCCCGGTGAACTCCTGGGACCTGGTGTTCAAGCCGGAAAACATCGAGAAGCTGAAGTCCTGCGGCGTCTCGTTCCTCGACTCGCCGACCGAAATCCTCCCGGCGGCCCTGCACTACCTGGGCTACAGCCCAATCAGCCAGGACCCTAAAGAGCTCAAAGCGGCCGAAGAGCTGTTCCTCAAGATCCGTCCGTACGTGACCTACTTCCACTCCTCCAAGTACATCTCCGACCTGGCCAACGGCAACCTCTGCGTAGCCATCGGTTACTCGGGTGACATCTATCAGGCCAAGTCGCGTGCCGAGGAAGCCAAGGGTGGCGTGACAGTCGGCTACAACATTCCGAAAGAAGGCGCCGGTACCTTCTTCGACATGGTCGCGATCCCGGCTGACGCGGAGAACGTCGACGCCGCCTACGCTTTCATCAATTTCCTGCTCAAGCCGGAAATCATGGCGGAGATCTCCAACGAGGTGCAGTTCCCCAACGGCAACGCCGCCGCCACCCCGCTGGTGAATGAAGCAATCCGTAAGGACCCGGGCATCTACCCGACCCCGGAAACCATGAAGCAGTTGTATGCCTTCCCGGATCTACCGGCCAAGGCCCAGCGCGCCATGACCCGCAGCTGGACCAAGATCAAGTCCGGCAAGTAA
- a CDS encoding aspartate aminotransferase family protein, which translates to MSSQPTNPQTRMWQELSQQHHLAPFSDYKQLSEKGPRIITKAAGVYLWDSEGNKILDGMAGLWCMAIGYGREELVEAASKQMRQLPFYNTFFQTAHPPVLELAKAIADVAPAGLNHVFFTGSGSEGNDTMLRLVRHYWALKGQPQKKVIISRINGYHGSTVAGASLGGMKYMHEQGDLPIPGIVHIPQPYWFDEGGDMNPEEFGIWAADQLEKKILEVGEEKVAAFIAEPIQGAGGVIIPPDSYWPRIREILAKYDILFVADEVITGFGRTGEWFASDYYGNTPDLMTIAKGLTSGYVPMGGLVVSDKVFAVINEGGDFNHGFTYSGHPVAAAVALENIRILRDEKIVEKVKAETAPYLQTRLRELADHPLVGEVRGIGMLGAIELVKNKQTRERYADDVGAGMVCRGHCFNNGLIMRAVGDTMIIAPPLVISRTEIDELVSKARLCLDLTLKDIQG; encoded by the coding sequence ATGAGCAGCCAACCGACCAACCCGCAGACCCGCATGTGGCAGGAGCTGAGCCAACAGCACCATCTGGCGCCGTTCAGCGACTACAAGCAGCTGAGCGAGAAAGGTCCGCGCATCATCACCAAGGCCGCAGGCGTGTATCTGTGGGACAGCGAGGGCAACAAAATCCTCGATGGCATGGCCGGCCTGTGGTGCATGGCGATCGGCTACGGCCGCGAAGAGCTGGTCGAGGCGGCCAGCAAACAGATGCGCCAGCTGCCGTTCTACAACACCTTCTTCCAGACCGCGCACCCGCCGGTGCTGGAGCTGGCCAAGGCGATTGCCGATGTCGCCCCGGCCGGCTTGAACCACGTGTTCTTCACCGGCTCGGGCTCGGAAGGCAACGACACCATGCTGCGCCTGGTGCGCCATTACTGGGCACTGAAGGGCCAGCCGCAGAAGAAGGTGATCATCAGCCGCATCAACGGTTACCACGGCTCGACGGTGGCCGGCGCCAGCCTCGGCGGCATGAAGTACATGCACGAGCAAGGCGACCTGCCGATCCCCGGCATCGTGCACATCCCGCAGCCGTACTGGTTCGACGAAGGCGGCGACATGAACCCCGAGGAGTTCGGCATCTGGGCGGCCGATCAGCTGGAGAAGAAGATTCTCGAAGTCGGCGAAGAGAAAGTCGCCGCGTTCATCGCCGAGCCGATCCAGGGCGCCGGCGGGGTGATCATCCCGCCGGACAGCTATTGGCCGCGGATCCGCGAGATTCTCGCCAAGTACGACATCCTGTTCGTCGCCGATGAGGTGATCACCGGGTTCGGCCGTACCGGCGAGTGGTTCGCCAGCGACTACTACGGCAACACGCCGGACCTGATGACCATCGCCAAGGGCCTGACCTCCGGCTATGTGCCCATGGGTGGTCTGGTGGTCAGCGACAAGGTGTTCGCGGTGATCAACGAAGGCGGCGACTTCAACCACGGCTTCACCTATTCCGGGCATCCGGTGGCGGCCGCCGTGGCCCTGGAAAATATCCGCATCCTGCGCGACGAGAAAATCGTCGAGAAGGTCAAAGCCGAAACGGCACCCTATTTGCAGACACGTTTACGCGAGCTGGCTGACCACCCATTGGTGGGCGAAGTGCGCGGTATCGGCATGCTCGGCGCGATCGAATTGGTGAAGAACAAGCAGACCCGCGAGCGCTATGCAGACGACGTGGGCGCCGGCATGGTTTGTCGTGGTCACTGTTTCAACAACGGCCTGATCATGCGTGCCGTTGGGGACACTATGATTATTGCGCCACCACTGGTAATCAGCCGCACCGAGATCGACGAACTGGTGAGCAAAGCACGGCTGTGCCTTGATCTGACGTTGAAGGATATTCAAGGCTGA